One window of the Solea senegalensis isolate Sse05_10M unplaced genomic scaffold, IFAPA_SoseM_1 scf7180000014308, whole genome shotgun sequence genome contains the following:
- the lsm8 gene encoding LSM8 homolog, U6 small nuclear RNA associated, producing the protein MSTALESYINRTVAIVTSDGRMIVGTLKGFDQTINLILDESHERVFSSSAGVEQVVLGLYIVRGDNVAVIGEIDEDTDSTLDLGNIRAEPLNSVVH; encoded by the exons ATGTCGACCGCCCTGGAGAGCTACATCAACC GCACCGTGGCCATCGTCACCTCTGACGGAAGGATGATTGTG ggaACCCTGAAAGGCTTCGATCAGACGATCAACCTGATCCTGGACGAGAGTCACGAGCGCGTGTTCAGCTCCAGCGCAGGCGTGGAGCAGGTGGTGCTGGGACTTTACATCGTCCGCGGAGACAACGT GGCGGTGATCGGAGAAATCGACGAGGACACCGACTCCACGCTGGATCTGGGAAACATCAGAGCCGAGCCGCTCAACTCCGTCGTCCACTGA
- the LOC122761038 gene encoding thymidine phosphorylase isoform X1, translated as MFQVNMSSIPDLIKKKRDGETLSDDDVRAFVDAVTSELIQDAQTGAMLMAIWQKGMVVAETTALTREMMLSGEVMSWPKEWAGLMVDKHSTGGVGDKVSLVLAPALAACGCKVPMISGRGLAHTGGTLDKLESIPGFNIHQSTEQIHNILDSVGCCIVGQTKRLVPADRVLYSLRDATSTVDSLPLITGSIISKKGAESLAALVLDVKFGKAALYKDLESAKELAQSMVNVGNGLGIRTGAVLSRMDTVIGRCVGNSLEVIESLETLKGNGPDDLMELVTTLGGILLMMTAAAPDLSEGRKRVADAVASGAALLRFQAMMEAQGVAKETARSLCSAHTDYFTVLRKSEHQTELVTSADGVVTDIDGLVLAQVLHKLGAGRSKVGEPINHSVGAELLVSLGQKVQKGHPWLRLHYEAPPPTPDQMSGLQSAVTVMTNTHTPTHTLVHEVLLPN; from the exons ATGTTTCAGGTCAACATGTCGTCGATACCAGATCTGATCAAGAAGAAGAGAGACGGAGAAACGCTGAGCGACGACGACGTCAGAGCGTTCGTCGACGCCGTCACCAGCGAACTCATCCAGGACGCTCAGACAG GCGCGATGCTGATGGCCATTTGGCAGAAGGGGATGGTCGTCGCGGAAACCACGGCCCTGACCAGAGAGATGATGCTATCGGGGGAAGTGATGTCATGGCCAAaggagtgggcggggctaatGGTCGACAAACACTCAACAGGTGGAGTGGGCGATAAAGTTAGCCTGGTGCTAGCGCCTGCGCTAGCCGCCTGTGGCTGCAAG GTGCCAATGatcagtgggcggggcttagccCACACTGGAGGAACTCTGGACAAACTGGAGTCGATTCCAGGATTTAACATCCATCAGTCGACGGAGCAG ATCCACAACATCCTGGACTCGGTCGGCTGCTGCATCGTGGGCCAAACCAAGAGGTTGGTTCCTGCCGATCGCGTTCTGTACTCGCTGCGCGACGCCACCAGCACCGTGGACAGTTTGCCGCTCATCACAG gTTCCATCATCTCAAAGAAAGGAGCCGAGTCTCTGGCGGCTCTGGTTCTGGACGTGAAGTTCGGAAAAGCGGCGCTGTACAAGGATCTGGAGAGTGCGAAAGAACTCGCACAGTCAATG GTGAATGTTGGGAATGGTTTGGGGATCCGTACGGGGGCGGTGCTTAGCCGCATGGACACTGTGATTGGCCGATGTGTGGGAAACAGTCTGGAAGTGATCGAGTCTCTGGAGACGCTGAAAGGAAACGGACCCGACGACCTCATGGAGCTGGTGACCACTCTgg GGGGCATCCTGCTCATGATGACCGCCGCCGCACCCGACCTATCGGAAGGCAGGAAGCGGGTCGCCGACGCCGTGGCCAGCGGCGCGGCTCTGCTCCGGTTCCAGGCAATGATGGAGGCTCAGGGCGTCGCCAAAGAGACAGCGAGGTCGCTATGCTCCGCCCACACCGACTACTTCACCGTCCTGAGGAAATCGGAGCATCAGACGGAACTGGTGACGTCTGCAGACG GTGTCGTCACAGACATCGATGGTCTGGTTCTGGCTCAGGTTCTTCATAAATTGGGGGCGGGGCGATCAAAGGTCGGTGAGCCTATCAATCACAGCGTGGGGGCGGAACTTCTGGTGTCCTTGGGTCAGAAGGTTCAGAAAG GCCACCCCTGGCTGCGGCTCCATTACGAGGCTCCGCCTCCGACTCCAGACCAGATGAGTGGACTTCAGAGCGCGGTGACTGTGatgacaaacactcacacaccgacacacacactggtccatGAGGTGCTGCTGCCAAACTAA
- the LOC122761038 gene encoding thymidine phosphorylase isoform X2: MSSIPDLIKKKRDGETLSDDDVRAFVDAVTSELIQDAQTGAMLMAIWQKGMVVAETTALTREMMLSGEVMSWPKEWAGLMVDKHSTGGVGDKVSLVLAPALAACGCKVPMISGRGLAHTGGTLDKLESIPGFNIHQSTEQIHNILDSVGCCIVGQTKRLVPADRVLYSLRDATSTVDSLPLITGSIISKKGAESLAALVLDVKFGKAALYKDLESAKELAQSMVNVGNGLGIRTGAVLSRMDTVIGRCVGNSLEVIESLETLKGNGPDDLMELVTTLGGILLMMTAAAPDLSEGRKRVADAVASGAALLRFQAMMEAQGVAKETARSLCSAHTDYFTVLRKSEHQTELVTSADGVVTDIDGLVLAQVLHKLGAGRSKVGEPINHSVGAELLVSLGQKVQKGHPWLRLHYEAPPPTPDQMSGLQSAVTVMTNTHTPTHTLVHEVLLPN; this comes from the exons ATGTCGTCGATACCAGATCTGATCAAGAAGAAGAGAGACGGAGAAACGCTGAGCGACGACGACGTCAGAGCGTTCGTCGACGCCGTCACCAGCGAACTCATCCAGGACGCTCAGACAG GCGCGATGCTGATGGCCATTTGGCAGAAGGGGATGGTCGTCGCGGAAACCACGGCCCTGACCAGAGAGATGATGCTATCGGGGGAAGTGATGTCATGGCCAAaggagtgggcggggctaatGGTCGACAAACACTCAACAGGTGGAGTGGGCGATAAAGTTAGCCTGGTGCTAGCGCCTGCGCTAGCCGCCTGTGGCTGCAAG GTGCCAATGatcagtgggcggggcttagccCACACTGGAGGAACTCTGGACAAACTGGAGTCGATTCCAGGATTTAACATCCATCAGTCGACGGAGCAG ATCCACAACATCCTGGACTCGGTCGGCTGCTGCATCGTGGGCCAAACCAAGAGGTTGGTTCCTGCCGATCGCGTTCTGTACTCGCTGCGCGACGCCACCAGCACCGTGGACAGTTTGCCGCTCATCACAG gTTCCATCATCTCAAAGAAAGGAGCCGAGTCTCTGGCGGCTCTGGTTCTGGACGTGAAGTTCGGAAAAGCGGCGCTGTACAAGGATCTGGAGAGTGCGAAAGAACTCGCACAGTCAATG GTGAATGTTGGGAATGGTTTGGGGATCCGTACGGGGGCGGTGCTTAGCCGCATGGACACTGTGATTGGCCGATGTGTGGGAAACAGTCTGGAAGTGATCGAGTCTCTGGAGACGCTGAAAGGAAACGGACCCGACGACCTCATGGAGCTGGTGACCACTCTgg GGGGCATCCTGCTCATGATGACCGCCGCCGCACCCGACCTATCGGAAGGCAGGAAGCGGGTCGCCGACGCCGTGGCCAGCGGCGCGGCTCTGCTCCGGTTCCAGGCAATGATGGAGGCTCAGGGCGTCGCCAAAGAGACAGCGAGGTCGCTATGCTCCGCCCACACCGACTACTTCACCGTCCTGAGGAAATCGGAGCATCAGACGGAACTGGTGACGTCTGCAGACG GTGTCGTCACAGACATCGATGGTCTGGTTCTGGCTCAGGTTCTTCATAAATTGGGGGCGGGGCGATCAAAGGTCGGTGAGCCTATCAATCACAGCGTGGGGGCGGAACTTCTGGTGTCCTTGGGTCAGAAGGTTCAGAAAG GCCACCCCTGGCTGCGGCTCCATTACGAGGCTCCGCCTCCGACTCCAGACCAGATGAGTGGACTTCAGAGCGCGGTGACTGTGatgacaaacactcacacaccgacacacacactggtccatGAGGTGCTGCTGCCAAACTAA